From the genome of Primulina eburnea isolate SZY01 chromosome 12, ASM2296580v1, whole genome shotgun sequence, one region includes:
- the LOC140808238 gene encoding 7-deoxyloganetic acid glucosyltransferase-like produces MLKLAELLCLADLHITFVVTDYINSRLQRHSNFQSRFDHYPNFQIKTVSDGLPEDYPRGDRFIELFDSLKRKTKPLFKEMLSSGCLESDSRRRVSCIVADGILGFACDVGNELGIPVFYVRTISACCLWVFFCLHKLIEAGEIPFNGDDMDELIKSVPGMERFLRRRDLPSFCRSGNVADQNILLYRTECDEIPRAYGLILNTFEELEGPILSEIRSLCPNIYTIGPLHAHLKAKLAARGSLQPAFSNSLWEEDQTCVAWLDAQPSKSVIYVSFGSLVNMASEQYMEFWHGLVNSGQRFFWVIRPDSILNKDSGSRIPDELSEGTKERGYIVDWAPQEEVLAHPSVGGFLTHSGWNSTLENVFEGLPMICWPYFLDQQVNSRFVGNVWNLGLDMKDSCDRNLVEKMVRDLMEVRKGEFLQRADQMAKSAKRCLVEGGSSYNSFERLVIDIESMDAQVSED; encoded by the exons ATGCTCAAGCTCGCCGAGCTTCTCTGTCTCGCAGATCTCCACATAACCTTCGTCGTCACAGACTACATCAACTCCCGCCTCCAGCGCCACTCCAACTTCCAGTCCCGTTTCGACCACTACCCGAATTTCCAAATCAAGACTGTGTCAGATGGGCTGCCGGAGGATTACCCCCGGGGGGACAGATTCATCGAGCTGTTCGATTCCTTGAAGCGTAAAACCAAGCCTTTGTTTAAGGAGATGCTGAGCTCTGGGTGCCTGGAGTCGGATTCTCGCCGGAGAGTGTCGTGTATCGTTGCCGATGGCATTCTGGGATTCGCGTGCGATGTGGGTAACGAGCTTGGGATTCCTGTTTTCTACGTGAGGACGATCAGTGCTTGCTGCCTTTGGGTGTTCTTCTGTCTTCACAAGCTTATTGAAGCTGGAGAGATTCCCTTCAATG GAGATGATATGGATGAGCTGATAAAGAGTGTACCGGGCATGGAAAGATTTCTCCGGCGTCGTGATCTGCCAAGTTTTTGCCGATCTGGCAACGTAGCTGACCAGAATATCCTATTGTACAGAACGGAATGTGATGAAATACCACGAGCCTATGGTCTTATACTTAACACGTTTGAAGAACTAGAAGGTCCGATTCTTTCTGAGATTCGAAGTTTGTGTCCGAATATTTACACTATAGGACCGCTACATGCCCATCTGAAAGCGAAACTAGCCGCTCGCGGGTCATTGCAGCCCGCTTTTTCGAATAGTTTGTGGGAAGAGGACCAGACCTGCGTGGCATGGCTCGATGCACAACCGTCGAAATCTGTGATTTATGTGAGTTTTGGAAGTCTTGTTAATATGGCAAGTGAGCAATATATGGAGTTCTGGCATGGTTTGGTAAACAGCGGTCAGAGATTCTTTTGGGTCATACGGCCGGATTCCATCCTTAACAAGGACTCGGGGAGTCGAATTCCAGACGAGCTATCCGAAGGTACGAAAGAGAGGGGGTATATAGTCGACTGGGCACCTCAAGAAGAGGTTTTAGCCCATCCATCTGTTGGCGGATTCTTGACTCACAGCGGATGGAACTCGACTTTAGAGAACGTGTTTGAAGGCTTGCCGATGATTTGCTGGCCTTATTTCCTCGATCAACAAGTCAACAGCCGGTTCGTTGGGAACGTATGGAATCTTGGATTGGATATGAAAGACTCTTGTGACAGGAATCTGGTGGAGAAAATGGTCAGGGATCTTATGGAGGTGAGAAAGGGGGAGTTCTTGCAAAGGGCTGATCAGATGGCGAAATCGGCTAAACGATGTTTGGTTGAAGGTGGATCGTCGTATAATAGTTTCGAACGTTTGGTAATAGACATAGAATCCATGGATGCACAAGTTTCTGAAGATTGA